AACAATtttacttatgaaaataaaagcaagaacacAGAGAGGAAATCGATGAAGAGAGAAATAAAATGTTTCTTATCTTGGATTGAAGGAAGGAAGATCATGTGTGGGTTAGGTATAGGTCCTAAAGCCTCTAAAGACTTTCTTAATGGGTGGACTAATTTTATATGGAATATGTATGTATAGTAATTATTATCCAAGTGGGTACAACCTGGTGATTAGTTTAAGTTTAATAGGTAGTAcccttaaattctcaaaacaatttgtagaaatgacaccaggtagccactctaaaggcctgctatttaggaattagtcaGTGCGtactgaatttcagtttttcagtttaatttttcGGGACATAAGTGTCCTGAATTGTTCTGAAGTAAAGATTGTTAGTTTAAAATTGCAGAGTAAATAAGTAGTGGATAATCTCTAAATAGTATCCCCGAGAATGACTATCTGTGCACTTGCCTCCCAAAAATTGCATAAATATTTGATACTTTTTGAATAGTTTTTAACTTTTGACCCTTGTTTGTTCCATGGGTTCAAGGTCAAAAATTCAAAGCGTTGTCCATGGAACAAGCGAGGGGCAATACTTGTTAAACTTGTAATTCTACCCATGAGACAAGCAAAGACAAAAATTCAAGACCATCCACGTTGAGGGCTATTTGTGTACTTCACCCCTCACAACTAATAAGGGAATTTATAAAACGCTACACGAAAAGCTTTTCTTAAAAAGGTGATTACACAAGTAATATATCCAcacaatttttgtttttgcctATACCCAATACATTTCCCAAAGATGATTCAGTTAAACTCCCTTCACCATATATAGCTCCGCCACCGTACTAATTAATGAGTCACTTTATTTCCGTTTAGCCATAAAATTTGAGCgctttttcaaattttattttcaaatatttgtttgtttataaattttaactgtttttatttttggcagattttgaaaataaaatcttcTAATCCCCAAATCCTAGAATAGATTTTgaagtttttaaagttttttactcacaaaatttcaaattcttttcaagtaaaattcatgtccaaatacaatttcaactttcaaaaattattttttatctcattttcaaaaactcattttgaaagtttcactCAAATCAAACGCTAGCTTATTCATTTTCACTTGTCTTCCTAAGCAATTTCACGAGAATATTGGCAAAAAAATATAGTCGGAATCTAATATTGATTTCCCATTCAAATGTCAACTCCAAGTTTGGAATGGTCTATATGATTAGTTTTGGTATCATTGTTGAAATATTCAATAATTGTTCAGCTACGTTACTACTTGTATGATTAGCTGGTGTAAGATCCATTTTATTAAAAAACTGATATGAGAGATTTGCCGAATCTTGTTAAACCTTTTGTCAACTATGATTAGCTCAGCTGGAGAGGAccctttttagtttttacaatGAAACATTATTTAATCAttgtttttttttccaaatatatATGGATGAATGGATGGATATTTTAAAAGATCCTATACCTATCTCTATTTTCCTTTCATTATTTTCTTTAGTGCTTCAATTTCATGATATATAAATGGtctaattattgaaatttgagaTGAATATCATTCTATCAACTGCAAAATTCACTTTACTCGGATAATTAGTAATAGGGGTGGTAAACTGGCGGGTCATGTCGAATATGGGCGAATCAaaaatggataatgcaaaaacggatAAAATATCCGACCCACTCATATTTAATATTGATAGAAaattatccatattatccatgactttttGAATGTGAtcattttttgaagaattttgtCTTTCAAATCTGAGAATCCTCAATTTGAGTCTTTGCAAATGTAAAAGCTAAATTCattaagagggtgtttggattggcttttaagTTGGGCAAATCAACTTTTAAgctctttttagtttttttttccagTGTTTGACAAAGCTATAAAGTGcttaaaatgagtttaaaatcgcTTTAAACAAGCCAAACGCAATTAGCTCACAACCCCAACTTATTATTTTGGGCTTAAAAACCATTTCCGCCGAAAATTTacttttttaagccaatccaaatgGACTCTAAGTATCTAttttttaagtggataatatggatctTATCCATAATTGactcatttttaaaaagtttattatccaacccattttttacgGATAACATGGATGAGTAATTATTTTTTaatccattttgccaccactacaTAGTACTAATATTGCAGCCCGGCTGCAACCAAAGGCGGATGTAGTGTTTTATCGTCAGGTTCAACTAAACACATAACTTTCtacgcggagtaaaaatttgtatataaaattttattaaaaaaatatagtgggttcaatgctaaaaatcttaaaagttgaacccataggGTCTAAATCCTGAATCCGCCTTTGGCCGCAACACATACttgttgaaagtttttttttattggGTCTAAATTCATAACGCTGGAAAGaacaagaacaaaaattttaagaCACAATTATCAGTGCAATTATTAGCTTCCTAAGTATCATATAATTAAGCTTGTCAAAATGGAGAAGACACTGAATTAAAATGATTCTGACTCGAATATCACGTTAAGAAAATAGACTTTAGGCCCTCTTATGCGTCATAATTATTTGTCAAAGAAGAAAACTAATTTATCAAGATAAAAAATACTAATGAAGTAATACATTAATATATCGTATacggaaaaggtccaaatatacTCTTGTACTATATGAAATTAAGCACATTTGCttttcgttaatactttagctcaaaaatgtccttaccgtcacatagttaGTCCATATATACCTTTAGAGTCacacagttggcccatatatgcccttttcgaaacggaatcTACTCAAACTAATTAGCtatttcgttaattgtattaaagtgtattacaaacactatttcttttttattaagacttttttctttacctttctcttttcttgcttcttttttctttcttctcttttttttcctttttctttctcccttatctgatttcctccattgttgatgtcttctccattttcgtcaccaatttcacttgacaaaactcatgaattcctttTAATTTTACTATCACAAACCCCCACCACATTCTTTCCATATTCTCATATTTTCCATCACATTCAGCAAGACCAGAACCTCCTTTTCCGTCACCAATTTTACGTGATTTTATTCCTAAAAATCAAACCTACACTACCAAAAGCTTCCCGGCAAGAAAACTCTGGTTCTTCTGAAAAGAAGGAAATGAAAATTGTCGGAGAAAATTTTTCGGTGATGTTAATTCAGTGAAGGcaggaattcatgagttttgtcaagtgaaattggtgacgaaaatgcAGAAGACATCAGCAATGGAGGAAAgcggataagggagaaagaaaaaggaaaaaaaagaagaaaagaaaaagaagaaagaaaagagaaaggtaaagaaaaaaaaagtcctaataaaaagaaaatagcgTTTGTAATACATTTTaatacaattaataaaaaaactaattaGCTTGAGTGGATATtcgtttcgaaaagggcatatatgggaCAACTGTGTgactctaagggcatatatggaccaactatgtgacggtaagggcatttttgagctaaaatattAACGAAGGataaatgtgctcaatttcgtatagtacaaggacatatttggaccttttccgaTTAATATACTAATGGTTGATCTATTGGTTAATACATAATTCATTTTACTCTTATATTTTTGTTAGAAGTTAACGTAATGTATTAGTATGTGAAAGTACTTTTTTGGATCTAATTAATAAAGCAAGCAATATATgtgaaaaaatttaagaaatcaACATTCATCCCTCAAATAATAATGCAGTTTTCATTacaacaaaagaataaaaaaagtacATTAAGCTAGTTCATAAAATAATTGCACACTAGGGAATTATTCAAAGGGTAGCTCGGTTCACAAAATATTTTGTATTCAAGCAGGGTTTGAGAAAATGGCCGCACCTCAAGGGCTGCTTTCACTGCTCAAACACATGACCTATATAGGTGACACGGAGACAACTTTGTCATTGCTCCAGCCTCCAACGCTCCCCTTCCACACTGGgggaattatttatttttcttttttggaagttgaaattaattaaggataAACCTCAATTAAAGACCTTAATCCAAGAATAGGAGTAACTTTATAATCACTAAAACCAGCATCTAAGAAGAGCTTTGCCCAACCTTTTTCAGATCTTTCTCTTCCTGTGACTAAAACCATCATTAACATATCAAAGAAAATTTGAGTTTCAATTGATTCATCATCTCCTATCTTATTATCAACCATCATATCAATAATTATCACTTTTCCACCTTTTTCTCTGCTTGGTATTGCTTCTTTGCATTTCTTCAGTATTTTCACACTTTCTTTATCGCTCCAATCGTGCAATATCCACTGTAAATAATTCATATCCCAATAGttaaaggaaaaaataattccaataataacaacaataaattcAGGGTAATTCTATAAGTGGGGTTTGAgaagagtagtgtgtacgcagattttatccctaccttgtgaattttcgatagactctcggctcaggaATAATATAGTTACAATATGATTGAAAAGAAATACGATAACGAAGAAGCCATGAAAAAAAACAGTAACAAGAAGCAATAACAATATCATGATAATAAGataacctaagcaaaagagacaAAAAATAATCCAATAGCTAAAGGAAAAATATTCCCAATAGTTGTGTAATATTATGTAGAGGGTTGACCTATTCTTGAATCATAGagtaaatatataatttaatacatTTTTTGGGGTGAGAATGACGCATGATATAGATGGTCTCATTTTCTATTTTCAATGATTGATACACATGATATCGACTAACTCattctttattttattctatttccAATAGTTGATATACATAATACAGTCTAACTCATTCTTTATTAGTTTATATTTCCtatatttattgatatatgataaaaattaagtcATACTTTATTATGCTTTATTTCTGAAAAAACACAGAAGGGTGACTTTTTGCTAATAGtgattagcaaaaaaaaaaaaacatgtaatAGTGAGCGACTTAGTACCATTGTACTTGGTTATCTGGTACTATTGACCTgcaattattttataataatctGATTGCGTAAATATCTTTTACTGTGTCAGtacaaaattactaaattctcgAATTCAGAACATGAGTTTAAATTGTATGCGTTGAAGATATAAGAAATATTTACATAATCAGGCCACTCGTAAACAATTACATGTAAACTCTATGTTAAGACTTAATCAATATTTTAGTCAAAATAATAAACATTCTATTATAGGTTAAACTATGTTAATAATGTAAATAATCCGCTGcaccaaaggatgtggtgcagtgAATGAGTTGCTCTTTAtttaaccagaggtctcgggttcgaaCCCTAGGTATGGAAAAATTATTAGTAAGGAGCGCTTCCCTCTGAATAGGGCCCTACGCGCCGCGAATCTGGATATAATCGGGCTCCAATGCGGATACCAGACACcgggtgggaaaccaaaaaaaaaaaaatcttttatgacAAAATTACCTTGAGAAGAAGAGCATCAGCAGGGGGAATGGACACAAAGAAATCTCCTCCAACATAATTCAAATTCTTACTCTCTTCTAAGCCTTCAACTACATGAGGAAGATCAAAGACAGTGCATTGCAAATCAGGGAATGCATTAGCAATAGATTTAGCTACCGTtccagttccaccacctacaTCTACAATAGAATTCAACCCTTCAAAAACATCCTTAGAATATTTTATAACCACATTCATAACCAACTTTGCATCACTAGCCATAGCATCATTAAAGAAATGATTAAGCCTAGGTTCATGTCCAGCATAGTCCCAAAATGTCCTCCCATGAGCAGTGTCAAATGGTGTAGGATGATCATTCTCAAACCACTCACTAACATGATGCCAAGGTTTCACTAAAATTGGATCTAACATGGCTAGTAAAAAGGGTGTCACACTTAACGGCTCGTCTTTTAATAAAAGACGAGAAGGAGGTGCGAGGGCATAACCCTCGTCCTCGCTTTTCCCTTCGTTTTCTTGGATTCTGGACTTGACGAAGAATCCAGAATGGATTAATATTCGCATTAAACGTCGTAGGTGAGTGGTTTTGGCTTTATTGATTGAAAGGGCATTGGCTAATTGATTAAGAGTCATTGGTTTGCCATGTTTGTGGATTATATCTGGGATGTTTAATTGAATGGCTGATTTGAGTGACATAGAGTTTATGAAACTGAAAATGTGGTTCCATATGTGAGTTTGAGCATGTAGAATTTCAGTTTCACGCTCTCCTACAATTGgcaccaccatcttggaaattTGTTCTAGTTTTTGTTGAATGTCACACTTGGTTTTTGTTGAATTTTGT
The nucleotide sequence above comes from Nicotiana tabacum cultivar K326 chromosome 12, ASM71507v2, whole genome shotgun sequence. Encoded proteins:
- the LOC107785995 gene encoding putative O-methyltransferase 3, with the protein product MVVPIVGERETEILHAQTHIWNHIFSFINSMSLKSAIQLNIPDIIHKHGKPMTLNQLANALSINKAKTTHLRRLMRILIHSGFFVKSRIQENEGKSEDEGYALAPPSRLLLKDEPLSVTPFLLAMLDPILVKPWHHVSEWFENDHPTPFDTAHGRTFWDYAGHEPRLNHFFNDAMASDAKLVMNVVIKYSKDVFEGLNSIVDVGGGTGTVAKSIANAFPDLQCTVFDLPHVVEGLEESKNLNYVGGDFFVSIPPADALLLKWILHDWSDKESVKILKKCKEAIPSREKGGKVIIIDMMVDNKIGDDESIETQIFFDMLMMVLVTGRERSEKGWAKLFLDAGFSDYKVTPILGLRSLIEVYP